Proteins found in one Paenibacillus borealis genomic segment:
- a CDS encoding glycoside hydrolase family 43 protein: MSRNLIHNPILRGFHPDPSVCRAGEDYYIATSTFEWFPGVRIHHSRDLVHWRPLTYALTRKSQLNMEGDPDSGGVWAPCLTYDKGLFYLIYTDVKSRQGAFKDTPNYLVTAENIEGPWSEPVYLNSSGFDPSLFHDEDGRKWLVNMLWDHRPGNNSFAGIVLQEYSAEEQGLTGPVIPIYKGTELKLTEGPHLYRKDGWYYLITAEGGTQYNHAVTVARSKQIEGPYETSPDNPVLTSAGNRELELQKAGHASLVETHTSEWYMVHLCGRPVKDHYCNLGRETAIQRCEFTDDGWLALAGGRNAPALTVPGPNIPAHPFSAPAPRDDFDDPELGVRWSTLRVPAEESWLSLRERPGYLRLRGRESMSSLHRQSLVALRQQAFRCSAETAIEFEPQHFQQMAGLIVYYDTKDYLYLRITHDETLGKCVGIIRSRDGVYEDTLTADVPLPSGVGVALKVVIDREFAQFYYRAGKSDWEKIGGPMEIYHLSDDFPAYIRFTGTFIGMCVQDLSGTLHAADFDYFEYREFDV; encoded by the coding sequence ATGAGCCGAAATCTGATTCATAATCCGATTCTTCGCGGATTTCATCCGGATCCGTCGGTCTGCCGGGCGGGGGAAGACTATTATATCGCTACCTCCACCTTCGAGTGGTTTCCCGGCGTGCGGATTCATCATTCCCGCGATCTGGTACACTGGCGGCCGCTTACCTATGCGCTAACCCGCAAATCTCAGCTGAATATGGAAGGTGACCCGGATTCCGGAGGCGTATGGGCACCTTGCCTTACTTATGATAAGGGACTGTTTTATCTGATCTATACCGATGTCAAAAGCAGACAGGGAGCGTTCAAGGATACGCCTAATTATCTGGTGACCGCAGAGAATATTGAAGGTCCCTGGTCCGAGCCTGTGTATCTGAACAGCAGCGGCTTCGATCCCTCGCTGTTTCATGATGAAGACGGGCGCAAATGGCTGGTCAATATGCTGTGGGATCACCGGCCGGGCAATAACAGCTTCGCCGGCATTGTGCTGCAGGAATATTCGGCAGAAGAGCAGGGGCTGACCGGTCCGGTTATTCCCATCTACAAGGGAACGGAGCTGAAGCTAACAGAAGGACCGCACCTGTACCGGAAAGACGGCTGGTATTACCTCATCACAGCCGAGGGCGGTACACAGTATAACCATGCGGTGACGGTAGCCCGGTCGAAGCAGATTGAAGGTCCGTACGAAACATCCCCAGATAATCCGGTACTGACTTCTGCCGGAAACCGTGAACTGGAGCTGCAGAAGGCAGGACATGCCAGTCTGGTGGAGACGCATACCAGTGAATGGTATATGGTGCATCTGTGCGGCCGTCCCGTGAAAGACCATTATTGCAATCTGGGCCGGGAGACAGCGATTCAGCGCTGCGAATTCACGGATGACGGCTGGCTCGCCCTGGCCGGCGGCAGGAATGCTCCGGCGCTTACCGTGCCGGGGCCTAACATTCCGGCGCATCCATTCTCCGCTCCGGCTCCCCGTGATGATTTCGATGATCCGGAGCTGGGTGTCCGCTGGAGCACCTTGCGTGTGCCCGCTGAGGAATCGTGGCTCTCGCTTCGGGAGCGCCCCGGATATTTGCGCCTGCGCGGCAGGGAATCGATGAGCTCCCTGCACCGCCAGAGTCTGGTCGCCCTGCGCCAGCAGGCCTTCCGCTGCAGCGCCGAAACTGCCATTGAATTCGAGCCGCAGCATTTCCAGCAAATGGCCGGATTGATCGTCTATTATGATACGAAGGATTATCTCTACTTACGGATCACTCATGATGAGACCCTGGGGAAATGCGTGGGCATCATCCGCTCCCGGGACGGGGTTTACGAGGATACCCTGACTGCGGATGTCCCGCTGCCATCGGGAGTAGGCGTAGCGTTGAAGGTAGTAATTGACCGGGAATTCGCCCAATTCTATTACCGGGCCGGGAAGTCTGACTGGGAGAAGATCGGCGGGCCCATGGAAATCTATCATCTGTCCGATGATTTCCCGGCCTATATCCGGTTTACCGGCACATTTATCGGCATGTGTGTGCAGGATTTGAGCGGAACGCTTCATGCGGCGGATTTCGATTATTTTGAGTACCGGGAGTTTGATGTGTAA
- a CDS encoding YjhG/YagF family D-xylonate dehydratase encodes MREAIDDSVPVHTAAEGPAGKLPITGEQLRSAPSGEIFGMTQNAGMGWNPLLLNRPQYLILGTMGGIRREDGSPLALGYHTGHWEIGVMMEEIAEEITVNEGIPFAGYVSDPCDGRSQGTTGMFDSLPYRNDAAMVLRRLIRSLPTRKGVLGVATCDKGLPAMMLALAGMRQLPGIIVPGGVTLPPVNGEDAGKVQSIGARYSNGELSLEDAADLGCRACATPGGGCQFLGTAATAQVIAEALGMSLPHSALSPSGQPVWKNIGRQSARALQHMVQSGIVMSDILTDQAIKNAMVLHAAFGGSTNLLLHLPAIAHAAGLKIPSVNDWNEVNRKVPRLVSVLPNGPVPHPTIRVFLAGGVPEVMLHLRRLGLIDESVLTVTGRTLGENLDWWETSQRRADMRRRLQEADGIDPDSVIMRPEEAKRQGMASTMTFPTGNLCPEGAVIKSAAIDPSVLDSEGVYRHTGRVKVFTAEKDAIRSIKDGKVQAGDILAIIGRGPSGTGMEETYQLTSALKHLPYGKYVTLITDARFSGVSTGACIGHMGPEALAGGPLGKLRDNDWVEVLIDTVNLEGSVNLVGEGGGGGQPLSKEAGTEILNARTPHPGLAVDPGLPDDTRLWAALQAASGGTWQGCVYDTDRIIALLEAGRQALEEKQ; translated from the coding sequence ATGAGGGAAGCTATAGATGATTCTGTTCCTGTACATACTGCTGCGGAAGGACCGGCAGGCAAGCTGCCGATTACGGGGGAGCAGCTCCGCAGTGCTCCAAGCGGGGAAATCTTCGGGATGACCCAGAATGCGGGCATGGGCTGGAATCCGCTGCTGCTGAACAGGCCGCAATATCTGATTCTCGGCACAATGGGCGGAATCCGGCGGGAGGATGGCAGCCCGCTTGCGCTTGGCTACCATACAGGCCACTGGGAGATCGGCGTGATGATGGAAGAGATTGCTGAGGAGATCACCGTGAACGAGGGGATCCCGTTTGCCGGTTATGTAAGCGATCCCTGCGACGGACGCTCCCAGGGAACCACGGGCATGTTCGATTCTCTTCCTTACCGGAATGATGCTGCCATGGTACTGCGGCGGCTGATCCGCTCACTGCCTACCCGCAAGGGAGTCCTCGGCGTAGCCACCTGCGATAAAGGCCTGCCCGCTATGATGCTGGCGCTTGCCGGCATGCGTCAGCTGCCGGGCATTATTGTGCCCGGCGGCGTTACCCTGCCGCCAGTTAACGGTGAGGATGCCGGCAAGGTGCAGAGCATCGGGGCGCGGTATAGCAACGGGGAGCTTTCGCTCGAAGATGCAGCGGATCTGGGCTGCCGGGCCTGTGCTACCCCGGGAGGCGGTTGCCAATTCCTCGGTACAGCGGCAACCGCCCAGGTGATCGCTGAAGCTCTCGGCATGTCACTGCCGCATTCGGCTCTATCCCCATCGGGGCAGCCTGTCTGGAAGAATATCGGCCGCCAGTCGGCCCGTGCGCTTCAGCATATGGTACAGAGCGGAATAGTAATGAGCGATATTCTTACGGATCAGGCGATTAAGAATGCGATGGTGCTCCATGCCGCGTTCGGAGGCTCGACGAATCTCCTGCTGCATCTGCCGGCCATTGCCCATGCCGCCGGGCTGAAGATTCCTTCGGTCAATGACTGGAACGAGGTGAATCGTAAGGTTCCCCGGCTGGTCAGTGTCCTTCCGAACGGTCCGGTGCCGCATCCGACGATCCGCGTATTTCTGGCAGGCGGTGTCCCTGAAGTCATGCTGCATTTGCGGCGGCTGGGACTGATTGACGAATCCGTATTGACCGTGACGGGGCGGACGCTGGGCGAGAATCTCGACTGGTGGGAGACTTCGCAGAGACGTGCCGATATGCGCCGGAGATTGCAGGAAGCGGATGGCATTGACCCGGATTCTGTGATTATGCGTCCGGAAGAAGCCAAGCGGCAGGGAATGGCATCTACGATGACTTTCCCCACCGGCAATCTCTGCCCGGAAGGGGCAGTAATCAAATCGGCAGCGATTGACCCTTCCGTCTTGGACAGCGAGGGAGTTTACAGGCATACGGGAAGAGTGAAAGTGTTCACTGCCGAGAAGGATGCGATCCGAAGCATCAAGGACGGCAAGGTGCAGGCCGGCGATATTCTGGCCATCATCGGCCGTGGGCCAAGCGGAACAGGAATGGAAGAGACCTATCAGCTGACTTCTGCGCTCAAGCACCTGCCATACGGCAAGTATGTCACGCTGATCACGGATGCCCGTTTCTCCGGTGTGTCCACCGGCGCCTGCATCGGGCATATGGGTCCGGAAGCGCTGGCCGGCGGCCCCCTCGGGAAGCTGCGGGACAATGACTGGGTTGAGGTGCTGATCGATACCGTGAACCTGGAGGGGAGTGTGAATCTGGTCGGGGAAGGCGGAGGAGGGGGACAGCCGCTGTCGAAGGAAGCCGGGACGGAGATTCTGAACGCGAGGACTCCGCATCCGGGGCTTGCTGTTGATCCGGGGCTGCCTGACGATACCCGGCTATGGGCTGCGCTGCAGGCGGCAAGCGGAGGGACCTGGCAGGGCTGTGTCTACGATACGGACAGAATCATTGCCTTACTGGAAGCAGGACGGCAAGCATTGGAGGAGAAACAATGA
- a CDS encoding IclR family transcriptional regulator codes for MERKYWVPALERADLILTAISRKPGEHKMTDLCDETGINKSSMFSLLRTMETLQWVVKDDSEAYALGAGITYYNTVYNESLKQNTSLVERFMVRSAQSVKVIGETFQLSILDRDEIIYLAKQEGPSLVRLESSPGMRFPAHATAMGKMMLALLPDGELERRYSGKTLTAVTSHTLTDWAEFTGELSDIRQAGYAVDREEIIQGISCVAAPVLDAAGNAVAAVSTSMLQHAFADKQEAAVREVRELAGKLSLS; via the coding sequence TTGGAGCGGAAATATTGGGTTCCGGCTTTAGAACGGGCCGATCTGATTCTTACAGCCATCTCCCGGAAGCCCGGAGAACATAAGATGACCGACCTGTGCGATGAAACGGGCATTAACAAAAGCTCCATGTTCTCGCTGCTGCGTACGATGGAAACTCTGCAATGGGTGGTGAAAGACGACAGTGAGGCTTACGCGCTCGGAGCGGGGATCACCTACTATAATACGGTCTACAATGAGTCCCTTAAGCAGAACACAAGTCTGGTGGAACGGTTCATGGTCAGATCTGCCCAGAGTGTTAAGGTGATCGGGGAAACCTTTCAATTATCTATCCTTGACCGGGATGAGATTATCTATCTGGCCAAGCAGGAAGGGCCGTCCCTTGTGAGGCTGGAGTCCAGTCCCGGGATGCGGTTTCCGGCGCATGCGACCGCCATGGGCAAGATGATGCTGGCACTGCTGCCGGACGGCGAGCTCGAAAGACGTTATTCCGGCAAAACATTAACTGCGGTTACGTCTCACACGTTGACGGATTGGGCGGAATTCACGGGCGAATTGTCTGATATCCGCCAAGCCGGGTACGCAGTGGACCGCGAAGAGATTATTCAAGGCATCAGCTGCGTGGCTGCGCCGGTTCTGGATGCCGCCGGAAATGCCGTTGCCGCTGTAAGCACCTCGATGCTTCAGCATGCTTTTGCCGATAAACAGGAGGCTGCGGTCCGGGAAGTGAGGGAGCTGGCGGGGAAACTATCCTTGTCTTAA